The window GGCAAAGTAGGCACTCTAAGTGGCTCTTTCCTATCCAACTATGCTGGAGTGCGCTACTTAGAAGCATTACTAGACAGAGGAGCAAAAGATGGGTTGGTGTTGATTAAGAAATGGCTTATGGAGGCTTTACAGCTTGAGAAGCTGTCCTCTCCATCTAAAGGTCGACAGACGGCTTCTATTTCAGAGCTTCGTTCTATGGTGCAGATGCTCTGTCAACACGAGCTGTCCTTGGTAAGAAACAGAGGGGTTATTCAGTTGGCACTGGCTGCTGAAATGGCTCTCCAGGAACCTCAAAGTACTCGCTGGGAGGCCTTTACAAGTGCTGAGAGAATATTAAGTGTAACATCAGCCGAGACAACTCAAAGTCTTGCCAGCGAGATTCGTGATTTCATCAACACCAGCACTTCAGTGGAATCTCACAAACATGGTAATACCATGGGGTCTACGCAAGGCCTTCTGACTTTCCAGGACATATTACTTCTAACGATTGTTGGGTATATCTTGGCTGGCGAAAACTTTCCTACATCGATAGCTGGTGGTCCGTTCTCTTGGGAAGATGAACGGTCACTGAAAGATGTTGTGGTGGACTCTATCCTTGAGAGGCCATCATCTGTGAAGTTCCGGTTCCTTGATGGTTTGGAGAAGGAACTTGAAGCTAAAGGTAGATCTAAAGATGGTGATAGaaataaggactctagtgagccTATTTCTACCACTACCGATGATTTTGATGACCAGTGGGATAACTgggacgatgatgatgatgctgatCATCAAAAAGAGGAAGCTTATGGGGACATGCAACTTAAGTTGGAAGTACGGGATAGGGTAGATCAACTCTTTAAATTCTTTCATAGCTTGTCCAGTATGAGATTACGGAATCAAGCTCTTGGAGAAGGGTTGGCAGCACTGAGTCGGTTTGAGACTGATAGTTACTCAAGAAAAGGCTTGCTTTATAAGTTGATATTAGCTGTGTTGACGAGATTTGACATACCTGGCCTTGAGTACCATTCATCAGCTGTTGGCCGTTTATTTAAAAGCGGATTGGGTAGGTTTGGCCTTGGACAGGTACGTTGGTCGATTGTTTTCTTACTTGCTGTGACATTTGTTTAAATTACGAACTCACAGTTGTTTTGCCTGCAGTCCAAACCAAGTTTTGGGGATCAAAGTTGTCTCATCGTTTTTGTTGTGGGAGGTATCAATACTCTTGAGGTACGTTCTGGCCCGTATTTTTtggctttatttattttatcatgtCATGATGAAGTTTGTTGTTTCTGTCATAGTTTGTGATATATTCATTAGTATTGAATCGATCTGGAACTACACTAAGGATGCACACCAAGATTTTAATTCGTTTTATTGGAACTGTGTAGATCAGTACACTGCTTTATTAATATCCAATAGAACCTCTATCTCCACAACATCAGATTTTAATTCATACAGCTTGATAAGCATACGTCAGATTGCAGATCTCTAATCCAGAGACCGCAACCAACCAAAACTAAAGAATACTCGCTTCTTCCTGAGAAAAAGCATATAACCCAAATCCCTGTTTGTTAGTGTTAGAAAGCAGTGTTGTCTTTGATAAGCTTGGTGTTTTTCATGCAAGGTCCGGGAAGTCATGAAGGCAATCTCAGAGAGCGGCAGACCTGATGTGGAGCTCATTCTTGGTGGTACAACCCTTCTCACCCCAGATGACATGTTTGAGTTAATGTTGGGCTCCAGCTTTACTTAGACATTAATTAGACATAGATTTAATTCTTGCTTGTCGGTACAGTAGCAATCATGTAAATTTAACCTGTACGTGTTTTTGCTTCTGAGATGGAATTTTTGAATATTTACTGGCTTAGAGAATTGTTAAGTCACAATGTTGTAAACTCGTATAATTTCCACCCTCATTGCTCAGGAGCTTGTATCAGAATATAAGATCCACCCCCCGGCTTCGACCCAGTATTTAGGCTGTACCTTTGGACTATTTTCATATATTGTCAGCAATGCAAGTACACAAGAAACTAAACAGACAATGGCCAAACGTGGCAAATAACTTACAATGGAAAAAAAATGCTATCTTCCACCTTTTTTCGCCAATGTACCTTTCTATGTGTCTTTTTTTGCCTCCATTAATAGGTAGCAGATGTACTCAATTGCCTACCTCTATAATCTCTACCAAGGCATCGTGACAAAACTTTCACCATCTTTTCTTTCTCTTCTCCACCTGAAACTTCCAAATGCACCACGCCACGGCTTCATTTCCATCAGTCCTCCAAATCTTGGTTCTCTTGTTGTTGGACACTCTGGCCTCTGAGAATCTTGGTGTCACATCATTTCCTTTTATCAAATATGCATGTGTAGACTATATTGGATCCTTCAATTATTGCCACACGCGCACACTTGGTGAAGGAGCCATAGATGGATCAAGCTTCTCCAGATCTGATGTTTGACGTGAGGGTCTGTTGCTTGGGCACCCTACAGTCCCTGTCCTTACAGGCAGGCTACCGTTGTAGCTTTGCTTGGCCTGTACTCTGGCTGGCTGCATCTGCTTAATCTTATTAATCATGTGCTATGCTAATGACTGAGATAATCAATGTTTTGTGTCCATGGAACCGCGGACATGTCAGAGACTCTCAGCTCCGAATAATGCATGCTCTTGGATCCATGGATGGATGTTTGCCTGATCTTGCTGTCCAGTTTGTTGCTGTCTGGATCTGGGGCTATGCATCTTGTAGTTTCCTGATTCAGTAGATTTGGCTGGACCTTTCTGTCGGCCAACTTCTGGAAATGACAAGGGAAGTGTTACGAACAGCATGTGTTTTTGATTTGCTGATACCACAAAGAACTTGAAATTATCTCATCATCTAGTTAGCTTGCCAGGCTTGAAAATTTGCAATGACAGATGATGTATGTTGATACCTGAAGAGTTCAGACTAGAAGGTGAAGGATGATGGTCTTCTGGGATGGAGAAGATCTCGTCCAGTCCTCTTCTCGCCTCTTGGCGCCTGTGCATGCCGAATGATCCTTGTCCGTACCCCGCCGGAAGTGGACACGAAGGCGATGCCGCCGCTACCGACACGGAGGCGGCGCATGGTTGGTTGATTGCGTCCTTCCTTCTCCCATGATCTGTTGTCATCTAGCAGTTGTCAGCATTTCTGCATTCAGATCACCCGGTTGGTTTGAGTAGCCGTCTCCATGAAACTGCACCTCCCCCAGCTCGTGTTGACTGGATTTCAGGTATATCACCCATGTTCCAAATTATGAGGCGTTTTGAATATTTTAATATGGACTACAAACACATCTATACACAGGTATTTCGATTTAGAAAgaagttagaacatcttataatttggaacggagggagtacccaTTTTTTTTGCAAAGGAggttacagagggagtacttaaTTAGCTTCTTTTCGTTTGAAAACTTGTTGTTCTGCTTTTCCTCACACATGATCTCAAAGGTAGCTAGCCCTACAGTTTCTTCACAACAAAGGCATGCATGGACCAGCAACGCCGAGGACAGCCCTCTCGCACCTTTCCCCAACGTGCAATGCACACATGCTGTCAGTTCCAGCTGATCTTtctccccttcttcctcgtctctcaCTTCATTATCAGAATCTGCAAGTGAGAGTACCATATATAGGGCGACGTGTAAACAGATATATGCTCGCTTTGATTTTCTGGGACAAATTAAAGGTGGACCAAAGCAATGCGTGATCATTGTCACACGTGATTCTTCGACCGGTGAAATTATTTAGTTGTCCTGTGGGTATCATCAGTTAACTGGATGGATGGAtgcatcgtcatcatcatcaccatagGATGTCCGCTTTATGAAGGGGATGGATCATCACCACTCCTAGTCCTAGTAGATGGTAGGACCCTCTAATTAGTCTAATGTATCCAGGAGTATGTGAAGATCCGAAATGGAGTAATTGATTATCAGGGAGGGTCGCTGCAAACTGGCATGCATATATGGACAGGACATGGCACAAAATCTGTAGAAATCATCTCCACCGTTGTAGTGTAGCAGCACATGCATGCATGCCACATCACAACCTCGCAACAATTAAGCTAAATAAACACCTCACACAAAAAACAATTGAGCCAAACAATCTCTGATCATCCTCTCTCGGGTTCTGAACTCTATACATATTAAAAATGCTCTGCATCTAATTAAAAACCAGGGAGAACAAAAAACAAGAGCAGATCAGTACTACTACTACATGTGAACTTTGTATAAATCAGACATGGATTTTTTTTTTCGAATCATGGAGGAGAACTGCGTGTGAACCTTATAGATAGGAGAAGCAAAGAGCGGAAGCCCGTACAAAGATTGATATATCACTGATCTTGAGATACATACATTATATACACATGCATACAGTTCTCATGAACTGATAATTACAAGAATTACAAACATGGCGCGCACAAACACACAAAACACAACAGGACACGATCAAAATTCAAAAACAAGCtccgatttgatttttctttgtgaGAGATTAACTAAAGTTTCTTCTCTCAAGAAGAAACTAACTAGGCATGTTGAATAATCTTTTAAATTCAGTTTGCTACTTATATGGGTAGGTGATTAATCAAGATTAAAGATTAAAAAGCTAGGTAATTAGTGCCTTGGAGGGCACTGGTAGCACTTGGTGAAGAGTCCGAAGGTGTTGACCTGGCGCACAAAGTTGACGGTGCTGGCCCAGCCGCCGAACCCGAAGCCGACGACGAGCACCCACGCCACCACGAAGCAGTTGGCGGCGTACATCCCGGCCCACCCCCCGAGTCCCCGCGGCGGCCGCTCCACGGCGCCCTCCCTGGCCGCCGGCGCCGCGAAGACGGCCATGTGCGCCGCGGCGGGGATGATGTACACGGTGAAGCTGACGAGGAGGGACCCCACGGTGGAGTTGATGGGGCCGAAGAAGGGGAAGACGACGGCCAGGAACCAGATGGGCGCCACGACGgggagccgcgccgccgccctgcgGAAGACGCCGGTGCGGTCGCCGTGCACGCCGATGGCCTTCTCCCAGACGAAGTAGAGCGGCGTGCAGGCGAAGCCGAAGGTGATGAACTGGTGGATGAGCATGAGGACGACGGCGGCGTCGCGGAAGGGCGTGcgcgggaggagggagaaggcGTTGGAGTGGTCGAGAAGGGCGTCGCCGAAGGCCCAGTACATGGCGGACGCGGACGGCAGCGTCAGCGTCAGCACGTAGAGCGTGGCCATGAGGTAGATGAGCTTGAACTTCTGCGGCTTCCACATGGCGTGCATGATCTCACTGTGCAGTCATGCATGCAATGCAAGATCCATGAGCAGGAGCTCGAAAAACATGCAAAATTACTACACGTAATAAGTAAGAGAATAAGATGATGATTACACAGTGACAGCGTGGCCTCCGAAGGTGTAGAGGATGTTGGTGGCGCCGGTGAAGTAGAGCACCATCTTGGTCGGCGCGGAGTGGGTGACCCCCTCCAGCCTGCCGTggacgagggcggcggcggtgaggtacCAGGCGGTGTAGGTGGTCATGAGGAGGCCGAGGAAGGACCACATCCGGTAGTTGTGGAAGGAGGGGATGAAGACGGTGGTGGCGCAGCAGGCGCCGAAGATGTAGGTCCACGTCCGCTTGTCCATGGAGTCGTTGATGTAGTAGATGTTGCTGGCGCAGGCGATGAGCTGGATGACGGAGCCGAAGAGGAGGAAGGTGCAGTTGAAGAAGAGGCCGGCGTTGCGCCAGTGCGCGCCGAGGAGGCCGTCCAGGACCTCGAACCACTGgatgacgtggccccggaagtcCGCCTTGTCCCGCTCCTTGCGCGTCCGGTACTCCACGTACAGCACGCTGATGAGGTACGCCGTCCAGCTCCCCATGAGCCCGTAGAAGAGCTGCAGCGCGATGCCGCTCGCCATCCCGAGCTGGGAGAAGGAGTAGGGCAGCGTCAGCAGCACCTGCGCCACCTGGTTGGAGGAGCAGCTGAACCACGCGTCGTAGGCCGAGCCGCCGTGCCAGAAGAGGCTCGACACCAGCTTGCTCCTCCCCGacggcgccgcgccgccgccctctccGCCGTCTACCCCGGCCCCTGCCTGATGCTCGCCGTCGCCCCCTTCTCTCTCCATCTCCACGTAGTTCCCCGCCACGATCGTCTCCACCTTCTCCGATGCCATCCTCACTCTCCCCtctctgctcctcctcctcctctctctctcctgctATGGCAGAGGCTGCAGTACTATATAGGAAGGATCGAGCGAGCAAGCAAGCAGCTGGCGAGATCGAATGAATCATAAAGAAAACGCTGGTGTAGCTAGTGATGggcgcatgcatgcatgcatgcatggacgGGGGCGGCAGCGCACGAGCAGACCTGGCCCATGCACCAGCTGGCGAACTAGCTTGTGAtctttctcttctctcctctcccTTTTTCCTTTACCCTTCCTTTGGTACACTACACACACAGCGGCTGTTCAGCGAATAGTAAGAGGGAGATGGGCGAATGTATTGTATGATACAAAATGCACCAGTAGCAAAGATCTCTAAACATGGGTCCGACTGTGATCTTTGCGCTGGTAACCAGAAGATGCGATTGGAGCTTAGCGGCCCATGCAACGTTGGCGCATGGCAGGTCCTTGTACAAACCCATCATTTCTTGGAGGTTTAGAGATAGCTGGCTGCTGATTGTGCAATCAAAAGGTTTAATTTCGTCGCACAAATATGATGTCCACTTTAGTTAATTTGATGAGTTCGTAATGTGTAGTTAGGAGTACTTTCTAGGCTTTAAGGTGAATGTTGTAATAGCTTGGCAATTAACCTGGAAATGTATTTTATTTTGTTCACACGGAAAACTAATAATTAAGTTGGGCAAAATTAAGAGATCAGATTTCCTTGTGTCGGTGTCTAATGTTTATATGACAAAAATTCCACTGCACCTTCATATGTAAGCCCTAAGATCGACAAGAATATCAGTAGAGAGAGCAGCAGCGCAGCTAATTAGTTGGCACACGTGTGGGATAATAATGTGGAGCACCATCTCCCAGCCCTGCAGCAATCATCATTAACACGAATGAAATACtggaaagaaaaagaaaaagaacagGGCATTCATAGTACT is drawn from Triticum urartu cultivar G1812 unplaced genomic scaffold, Tu2.1 TuUngrouped_contig_288, whole genome shotgun sequence and contains these coding sequences:
- the LOC125527094 gene encoding putative auxin transporter-like protein 4 produces the protein MASEKVETIVAGNYVEMEREGGDGEHQAGAGVDGGEGGGAAPSGRSKLVSSLFWHGGSAYDAWFSCSSNQVAQVLLTLPYSFSQLGMASGIALQLFYGLMGSWTAYLISVLYVEYRTRKERDKADFRGHVIQWFEVLDGLLGAHWRNAGLFFNCTFLLFGSVIQLIACASNIYYINDSMDKRTWTYIFGACCATTVFIPSFHNYRMWSFLGLLMTTYTAWYLTAAALVHGRLEGVTHSAPTKMVLYFTGATNILYTFGGHAVTVEIMHAMWKPQKFKLIYLMATLYVLTLTLPSASAMYWAFGDALLDHSNAFSLLPRTPFRDAAVVLMLIHQFITFGFACTPLYFVWEKAIGVHGDRTGVFRRAAARLPVVAPIWFLAVVFPFFGPINSTVGSLLVSFTVYIIPAAAHMAVFAAPAAREGAVERPPRGLGGWAGMYAANCFVVAWVLVVGFGFGGWASTVNFVRQVNTFGLFTKCYQCPPRH